The Tachysurus vachellii isolate PV-2020 chromosome 23, HZAU_Pvac_v1, whole genome shotgun sequence genome segment CCCTTTCTGTTTCCCTTCCCCAGTTTCAATAGTcattaaaaaggaaaataaaaacaacaacacattaGGTAATGAACCATCATGTATTATTGAGTAGAGAGATTTACATGCTCTTTTATTTGTGAACAAAGAAACACCAAAAAaagatgttaataaaataaCCACTAAAACCATAATATAAGTATAGTGATACAAATGTCCTACAACAAAACCTCATCTTTAGCCAAAAGCAACAAGGCAGCTATCCatttttcataatataaaatagaatataaagCTAAAGGCACAAATCAGTTACTGTAGCGACTgagcttttttccccttttcaaTGTATTACTCCTCAGgatgtgtttttgctttttctgtACATCCATTTGTTAGATCTAAGCCATGTAAATCATGTAAATGTCTATATACAATTCATCCTTGTTTACACAATGTACACCTTGTTAAATATGGGgtaaagtttacaaaaaaaaggttctgaAGATTTCAGTTGAAGAAACACTTCACAGACACCTAAGAGCTCTTTGTAGACCTTGTTATAGATAGAATACCACTTATTAAAATTAAGAACAAATTCATTACTCCTTAAGATTACTCCCAGGTTGTGATTTTATCATCAGAGGAATCTATACGGAAAATAATATGCACATTGTCGGTGAAGTGAATTTCTCTTCTGCGAGCATAGAATTGAACTGTAAATCCAACAACGATGAGACTCTTGATTCCATTCTGATTTCACGTGTGACTTGAGCAGATTGTTTCTCAATGACTCGGTCACAATAATCAAATACCAGACGTTTTATATGATATTTAAGTGATCTCTTGCCCTTTTTTGTGTTGCATaaattttcatatttctgtgttttgatttcaatcttaaataagcacaatgctgcttttcttttttaaaaaaaagatttgtacaCTTTTATATGTGTTGTTAGTTTCAGCAGTTTAGCTCTTAGGGCATCCCTACATTTCTGTTCTTCTCAGGTTCAAGTTTTTAGTGTTTTGTATACTTTTCTACAACTGCGTAAACTGTTTGCATTAAAATAAGATAACattttttcaagtattttacTGGAACAAAACTTGAAAAGAGGGTTTGTTTGACCTTGTTTAAAAAGTATAGCCATTTTCCAGTacaccttttttaaaataaaatttctaaaCAATGTTGCTTATGCCTTGTTTTACTTCcgatttaaaatgtattgataCTCtattgattgaaaaaaaaattcctattGATTTACAACTATTCTAACAATGATCTTATCCAGAAAACTTGGAAAACTTATAGTATTCTTATAGTTTTGCAAACTTGCAAATTTGAAGTAGTTAGTACAGAGTTAAGAAAAAACAGGAGCTagtaaatggggaaaaaaagtgcCGCAGAAACCTGGAAAGGAGTTAGCTTGTTTGTTCCATTCAGCTATCAGAGATAGCTGAATGGAACTACTCGGGTGGTCAGGGACATTAAACTCATCTACTACAGCCTTGCTGTGTGCATACAAATAACACACATCTTACTCAGTCAGATCCATCCacaaaaagaacacagatacTTATCAGAGAACGtctttaaataaagtttgaaaGAGATATCAGCAGCTTAGAGATGGTGACATTAAAGTCATGTCAGTGGTATAATTTATTGAAAGAATAACTGgtgtttacttttattgtaTGTAGGTTTCcgatttcataaatattttgttCGGTTGTTAAGATCTTGATAagtaaaataagtataaatgaataagaaataaactTTTCTTGATCGCAGAGTTGTTTCTGCAGTAATTTAAAAGCCAGTGGAAAAATGCTACCGCATTTTGTTGAGAGAACCAGAGTGAGGCTCACTTCCAGGTCGGCTTGCACAAAAACGCAAAGGACACAAACCCAGTCTactaaaaagaaacatttttacatgttacatatatattttgccTTGTTCAAGAGTGAAACAATTGAAAATAGCTAAAAAAGAATATTGGTGGGTTCTTAGAAAGTCCACAGTTCTGCAGTCCCAGGATTGTACATGAGGAACCGAGGGCTTAAGTATGGCAGATATGGCTGATCTGAGATCAGTGCTAAAGTGAAGTAGCTTGACTAGACTACCACCAATGCAGTCCGGTTGCAAGGAAGAATGATCCTGCAAAAGCTCAATCCAATATCTCAATCAGGAATCTACTTGCTAGAACAAAATGACATCAAATGCTGTTTCTTGATTGGAGAATTGTTAATATTCTGAGAGTTCAATCTCTTCTTcttgtctatttttttctttaagactTGTCCCGGTGGCGACCGTACTATTTGCTCACAAATCCTGCCCGAGGCGTCCTTAGTAGACTGAGTGACTCTTGGTATGTGCTTTGGAGACACAACGCTGCCATTTTGGTTAGaatattttaaagaatatttttcATATCGCTTTTCTGTTGTCCATTTGTAGTGCATGCTAAATTCCATGTCAGAGTAACCATTAGGCTGATTGGTCGCTTGAGTTGGTGAATACTTCATGGGCAGAATCAGCTTTGTTGAATCTACATTTCCTGAATTTCTTCCATGATGAATTAGGTTGGTGTTAAAGCACGATTTGTTAGCAACAGAAAGGTCCAGAGCATGGTTTTGATGGAACTGGACTTCCCGATTTGTTTGCATTGGCACAACCTTAACTGTGAGGTCGAGCACTTCTTCCTGAGAAACTGGATGGAAAGGTTGTTTTGGTAACTGCAGGAAATCATAGCCAGACATTCTGTTGTGGGTACAAACTGAAATATATTCTGTCTGGGTGCTTCTGCTTGTTTTAATGGTATGACTTGGTCTAGAGAGGCAAGAGTCTGGGATGAATGGGATTGGGATTGGTATAGGTAGAGGCACTGGCAAAGGAACGACAAATGGAAAGGGTACCAGCAAGGTGGCAGGAGGAAGCAGGGAAACCGGTGGGGAACCAGTATAGAGGTGTGACAAAGTGCTATCTGGAGGGATGAAACTTGCACCAAAGGCATTTGATGAAAATGAACTACTCCCTCGACAATGTGGAGAGCTAAACAATTGCTGTAAAGATGATATGAATTCAGAGCTGTACATGGCAGTGTTCTCAGACTTCCCTTTGCAACTGTGAGACTGATCGATTGTCAATGACAGGTTCTGAGAGAGTCCATTATTCTCCAGCAGGCTATAGTGTACCTGTGGCTGATCAAAAATCAATGGTAGAGTGTGACTGCCAAGTGGAGGCGTGATTACAGGTGTGGCTATTGTTTCAGGTTCTATTTCCCCTGCTTGTTGCACCTGGACTGGCAGCAGAACTGGACTACCAGCGCAGCACACAGGTTGCAATGATGCTGGCATTTTCACAATTAAACCCAACAAAGTTTCTGAGAAAGGAATGGAAATGGCAGAGCCTTCAACAACCACTTCTGAAGAATGGACCGGTCCTGGTCCTGTAGCTTTATTTGAATTGTTGCTCCAAGTCTCAGAAGGGAGGGGGCGCTCTTCCAAAGCCTCTGCTTCTTTATGTGCTTTGTTTTTGGTCCCTCGAATTTGACAAGGCTCACAGTGTAAGCCCTCCATAATGAACGCTAATGACTAAGCATTTGTGGTTTTCCTAGAAAAGAATACAGCATCAAAATCAGTCATATCTATAAAgtattacatatacattattaaacatttaaaatgttgaattttCCATTcaaataatgcatttatttctttacccTTAAAGCAAGAAGCACTAAAACTATTGTATTCGAGTGTTCAAGCTGAAGAGATGCTTGAAAAATTGAccaccaattaaaaaaagaccaaGTCACCCAGGTTTATGGGTGACCAGAATCATAGTAATGTACAAAGAAATATGATCATATGTGGACTGTGTACATCAACCTGACATGATAGTAGACTTGTCTTCGCTAGTTGAGCCCCACTGCATGAATCAGGCATGGGGGAAACTTCAAATCAAACTGAATCTTTAGGATAAAACATAAAATTTCTATATAAAAGCTTAATATGTATGGGATAAAACATAACGGTTTGCACAGATCTGGGAATATAATCAGTGACACTGTGGCATGATGTTGCTTTACATGAATTACTGTTATCGCTAACATTGGAATTTTTATAATATCCGCAGGAGCTGTCTTTCCCCCACACTCCTTAGTTCTTTTATGTAATTTAACTTAGTATATAACTGATGTGAATTATAAGATAGTGGATTATAGACATGCATTTAGGCTGATTGGAATCTCAAAAGTGTCTctagagtgtgaatgtgtgctcTGTAAAGGACTGGTGCTGGTCCTCTGCCTTGTCCCCTggaataggctccaggttccctatGAAGGTTCAGTGGTACAGAAGATTGGTGGATGTAACCTGTTTGTAATTAGGTTTAGATTATGGTGTGTCTGTTACAGAAATGATTACACATTAGAACAAGCTAATTAGTATGAAGTTATGATTTACTTTGCAGGTACTTTGCAAAATTCcaaatgtaaagattttttatattaaataccaGAGAGACCTCTGGAAAATACAAAGATGAACACACACTACTTAGAAAAATTATGGCCTGACTTTGTCATGACTGTAACACAGTATATAAAACTGACAGTTCATTTCTCACAACTattgaatgaaacaaaaatgcttggccaaaataagtgttttttttaacctcgACTAATATTTGTGCGATATTTTGTGTCCGGATTTCAAGCTCTTCTCTACATTACCATAACACTTCAGTACAAATGTGTCTTATGAAACTTAAGGAGTCATAAAGTTCTGCTCATTGGAACACAGCACTGCTTCATTTCCTCTCCGGCTCTTGTCATTTTGCATGCATTGTTAGCCAGCGAAGCACTGTCATCGATAACCAGTCATAAATTCAAGCGTTTGTTTAAATCCTTGGAATACAAACACACGTCTGACACAATGAATTCCACTCGACAGGCCTAAAAAATACCAAACAGCCTGCCAAGAACTTTGAAATAAATAGCGGCCATAAAAAAGACCTTTTAAATGGTAATTCGGGGGTTGGAAAGTCTACAAGGTCGCTTGCTGACTGTGCCGATGATTTATACCAGCAGAGGAGTAACTATGTCATAAAACAGAGATTTAAATGAGTCAGCATTTCCAAACACACCAACTACCTTCCAAGGtgacacttatttatttacagcctTTTCTCAGTGCGAATCCCTTCTCAAAAATAACTAAAGTATCCAAACTCTGATTCTGCTTCGAAATACCAGAGAAGGTTTGATATAAGCGTAGCACATTGTGACAATATATGCAACCTTTTAACTTTCTATAaactatttatacatttttaaagtacCTATACAGCAATTTGCCATTGATTACAAATGCATACTTTTTTatccgtttttttttctttcatttaatacAGCAGCAAATCCATGAAACGGGTTCCTGTTATCCGAGGCTATGGAAAGTCGAAGATTTAACTTGTTCCCAAGAAACCTGTCAAAAATCTTACCTTacacagtgctgacactggagatttttctatgtatataaaaatcagcatgttttttaaccaatttatttatagtgttgtgttgtggacCCATTGAGGGGGTTGAGCCTCTCATTGAGCCTCCGCTTGCCTCTGGGGTGTGGGGTAAGTGCACTAACATGCTAAGCCACTATGCCCCCAACCTTAGGCATTTACCAATTTCTGTTATAAATAGACATGTGATATATTTGTCAAGTATACGAGTCGCAACTTCTGCAATATTTACCTCATATTCATGTGCTATGCATGCTCTTTGTCTACTGAATCCATAAAGCAGCCTGCTCTACGTCAGGCAAAGCTCAGCGACCAGAAATACACATtagtaaatatttgtattacgCTTGAAGAaattgtatgtttgtatattttgcTGCAAACATACTTGACACTTACATAAATCATCATGAGCTCTAATGATCCCTAGCAGAAAGCAGATCTAGTTTGGATTAGCCTGCAGTAAGCAAAGAGAGGGGTCATTCTTACAAAATAACAGGTACCCGAATACCCaaagcatattttttaaaagtaagaCTGGAGGAATGTGAGACAGTGAAATGTAAGACAGAGAAATGTGAGACAGTGGAACATAAGACAgaagagtgtgagacagtggaATGCAAGACAGGGGAATGTGAGACAGTTAAACATAATACAGTGGGATGTGAGACAGTGTAGCATAATGAACGCAAAGTACTTCTTGTATTTTGTCAGAGATCTACTGTAATAAACTGCTTATTAATTAAGATTTTTGAAActctaattgttttattttcttacaaacATATTTGAGTAGAATGTGAGACAGTCGAAAGCAGGACAGTGgtatgtgagacagagaaataTAAGGCAGTGGAATGCAACTGTGTGGAAAGAAAGACAATGGAGTTTAAGAGAGTGGGCATTTCTTTGCAAACCTTTTCAAATGGATgttggggtgccaatattttcaCACTAATTACTGTCTTATACTGTAGATACAGTATCAGTACAGTATCTGTATTTGGTGACACAAGTATTATAAGGTTGTGTTCTATTAGCAGGACAACCGGAGGGCTGGTGCTGAATCCCttatctcattcattcatatatgtATCTTGAGGAACTGAACATCATGGTTCAATCACAGAGCATTAAACCCCAAACAGCTTCACtgctgtcttgtctttttttaccAAAATCAGGCCTAGAccttattaatataaactagtaaaaaaaaataaatcaataaaaagcaCTTTCTTGACACCTCAATGCATAAAAAAGTTTAGTACTGTGAAAGCTTTGTGAGGGTATCTGTAATATAATCAGTGTTTGGCTCTCTGCTTCAGTTTCCTAATCACGTTCCTCAGAGGCCAACGTTAACGAGTTGAATATGCCAGATACGGAACTTAATATCCTCCATGTGGAAAGCCACTGGGCCAACACCAGAGAGgctaaaacaaattaaagccGATTAAGAGGGAAAGGCGACCCTCTCTAGTCTGTTATGGAGAAAATAGCACCCacttacaaataaatagaactaTATCGGGTTTTTGAAACGGTCTAAAAGGAGCAGCACCAGCTTTGCTTTGCGTTGATGTTACTGATACACATTAACAGGGATATTATCGCATGTTAGGAAAGGTACAGCAGGAACCTTTATAGCATTAAAGATCCAATTTACATCACACCCTGAATGAACTCATCATATTTTGTGAATGTTTACAAGTTAATCTACAATATTTTCCCATTGCTTTCTTCATTGTCATAATTCAACCAGTGTGAAAAGGACCAGAGTGCAATAAGAGTTGTACTATAACAGTTGTGGCAAGGAAATTGGTTCAAATAATATTTCATGCAGTTATCAGATATCAGTGTAAAAATCTGCATATCtttaagaaaaatgaataaaggcattacatttcacaagtatCCAAAATAGTCATGGTCCACGAAGATGTCTTTGGACTGCAATTACAATgaacagttttgcactcaagtctcaAATAATAACTTTCATGCAGTCTTCTTTAATATGGACAACATGATGCAAGTACAGAGCCAagcacttcatttttttttttatgcatggTCATACAGCGTTTTGTTGCTGCCCGACGCCCTCCAAGGTTAcgggtttgatcctgagctctggTTACTTTCTTTGCAGATTACTGTCTCACATGTTCTCTTCTTGgtcctctggtttcctccaaccCACCCAAATCCACTAGTAGGTGGACACATTTGTCCtagatgtgtgtgcgtgtttgtgtgtgtggtgccctgCAATGCGCAGGCATTTTACTTCAGTTGTGTCTTCCCTACACGCCTGACAATGAAGATTCATGAACGAATAGACTTCTGAGCAGCTAATATCAGTTCTGAATAGATGCTCTGTTGTGTACTGcttaaaaaaattcttattgATGATTAATCTATATTGTAAATTATATCTCGTGTTATGAGAGATGTTACATTTTAGATGAAAACTTAAAGGTTTATAAAATAGAACCGAAGACATTTAAATTTCAACTTTAAAGGTCTTTATGTGtttgacctttaaaaaaaagtaaaaatatttgcCATAAATAAATGATAGGAAAGGGAAGTTTAAAAgctatttttagttatttttattcatgataTTCAACTGATATATTTAACATTAGAGAAATCTAAAATCGCTTTATTGTTTTATGAAGCAGTTACCAAAAAAACCCACTGTcttaaaaagcaataaaatgctCAGATCCAACCGAAACCTCTCTATTCCCTGTATAGTTAGTAGAGGATATGCAACATCTCATCCAGTTGATACAGACCCATTGCGCCACAGACTGTTGCTGGTTTGATTTGTTGGGGTTTTGGCACCCGCAAATGGCTCGTTTTGGTTTTGTAACCACTCTTTAACTTTTCTTGCTTTGCTACAGCTGAAAATAAACCATCTGCATTAAAaacattgggggaaaaaaagtaaaaatcaaGTGGAAAAATCTCCACAAAGCAGCTGAAGTGCGCGCTACAAATAAGAGGAGTAACTGCGCACTTTAAAAGTACACTCTTTTCCAATGACCTTCATTTAATCTAAAATTTCAAGTCGATATGAATAGATTTGTTGtatgtataaatttaaataagtCGCCCCCAGGTCTTACCTTCACAATCAAATCAGCCACGTTAACCGGCACAGATACCGTTCCTGCGCACCGCTTTTTGGAAGTGTGTCATTTGCCAGTCGCTATAAGAAGTGCACTCCACGGACAACCTTCTTTTCTGGTGTATTCAAGACTTTCATACTGTTCTACTGGAGGTGGGAGAGTATCACAGAATCCCACAAATCTATTTTCTGAATACACACTGCTGAATACACAGTAATTACACAGTAATTTTGGGTAAATGTGCATTCTTGAAAAGACATAATATCACAACAacattaatactaatactaataattgtAAGGGAGGGATTTTCAAATCTTTGGAAACCAGGGActtaaaaatatctttataaGAACTTTAATATCCAGTAAGAAACTCAGATCTACTTTAGAAACTACGATTAtgcatccctccatccattttATGTACCACTTTGCACAGGGTCTCAGAGAACCTGCAGGAGCCAGGGGAACTTGGGGCATGAGGCAGCAGAAACCAAGTATGTGGTGTCAAAACATTAGAAGGCACAATcacaagcacactcacacaaccaTTTACatgctacagacaatttagagatgccaatggACCTACAAAACATGTCTTTGTGCTGAgcgaggaaaccagagtaccagaggaaacccccaaagcacagggaCAATGTGCAAACTCCACAACCACAGGGCAGTGATGGGAATTGAACCCTGGCACTGCAAAGTAAACATACTAACCATTAAACCCATCTGGTCTGATCCAGCTGAACCATGCAACAATAACAGAAGTTGGTCTGGTCTGATTACTCCATGTGgatgcacaggtgtgtgtgtgtcttgtaccTGGGAAATAGTGGGCAACAGGATGCACTATATGAAGAAGGCAAACCGACAGAGCttctctgggcaatgttctgctgggaaactttGGTCCTGatattcatgtggatgttactttaaCATATACCGCATATACCACACACCAACATTGCAGACCAACCCCTTCATGGCAACCATATATCCTAACGGCAGTGGCCTCTTTCATAGTGTGCTCAGGAAtgatttgaggaacatgacaaagagttcaaggtgttgacttggccttcaaattccccagacctcaatccaatCAAGCATCTAATCGATCCATGGAGGCCCCACTTGGTCTTTTTCCAGGCTTTACAACCAAAAATCAATATTTTCTTGTTTTAGATTGCATACATATTATGATGATGTGATACATTTTCCATGGGATATAAATTTAGTTATTGAATTAGTTCTGTCATACAatggacaataaaaaaaaaactgtagttcTTTTTTATATGTGAGTTTCACCAGGCCATGGGGTATCTTATTTTCAGCCACATAACTGAATTAGCTCTAGAGGTTGCATAAAAAAGCGAAGGAATTTGAATGAAGTCATCATGGCCTCTTTCACTCTTGTCATCCCTAAAAGGCTCATTGTTTTCACTGTTTGCCTCCAAGACTGGATGATCTTCCTAGTGTCGCAAACCTTAAAGCCTACGGGTCAGAGGGGACGACCATGGAGCAGCCCACTTAATCTGCCTTCAGATGTCTCATTTAGCACCTTAATCAGCTCTCAATGGCCgttttttagggtttttttgcAGAGAACTGAGTAGTGCATTGTTGGCTTCCTCTTCAGGAGAAGAGTATGTgaagatttattttcttctctggGATGTTTTACTTACTCGCATGGTGAGATGGATAAAGTCTGGTTCATAACCGAGTTTTGTGCCAC includes the following:
- the si:ch211-161f7.2 gene encoding retinoic acid-induced protein 2; translation: MEGLHCEPCQIRGTKNKAHKEAEALEERPLPSETWSNNSNKATGPGPVHSSEVVVEGSAISIPFSETLLGLIVKMPASLQPVCCAGSPVLLPVQVQQAGEIEPETIATPVITPPLGSHTLPLIFDQPQVHYSLLENNGLSQNLSLTIDQSHSCKGKSENTAMYSSEFISSLQQLFSSPHCRGSSSFSSNAFGASFIPPDSTLSHLYTGSPPVSLLPPATLLVPFPFVVPLPVPLPIPIPIPFIPDSCLSRPSHTIKTSRSTQTEYISVCTHNRMSGYDFLQLPKQPFHPVSQEEVLDLTVKVVPMQTNREVQFHQNHALDLSVANKSCFNTNLIHHGRNSGNVDSTKLILPMKYSPTQATNQPNGYSDMEFSMHYKWTTEKRYEKYSLKYSNQNGSVVSPKHIPRVTQSTKDASGRICEQIVRSPPGQVLKKKIDKKKRLNSQNINNSPIKKQHLMSFCSSK